The following coding sequences lie in one Nitratireductor mangrovi genomic window:
- the cobG gene encoding precorrin-3B synthase has protein sequence MNAPVRRGACPSLSTPMATGDGLLVRLSPLEGGLTPAQLAGLSAAAKRYGNGMMEVSARGSLQIRGLDSASVGDLTQAVDRLGIAVREGVPVETGPLAGRDPDEVADPRDLVAKIRHRIVEGKLSGRLAPKVSVIVDGGGRLPLDGIIADIRLAAMATGRWQIAIGGTTTTARPVATVDEARAAQLVLALLEAIAMKGRTARGRDLAAADLVALGICLPRGPSEPQHVPMTGVSHPVGILALKPTGFALGIALPFGQIRADDMSAMADSAGKVGAKEIRLAPGRGLLFLPAGESVLAVDDLREAANRLDFVTDKDDPRLAIVACAGQPACAAGNVATRTVGAGVAKATPHLLDGSFRLHLSGCEKRCAAPTGAAWVLVGGRDGSCALFDESDGASTAIADVAPDEAAAAFARLDAAFARHGKTGERAAAFLARQDRAEIASLLRGDPQ, from the coding sequence ATGAACGCGCCCGTGCGCCGCGGCGCCTGCCCCTCCTTGTCGACACCGATGGCGACCGGTGACGGCCTGCTGGTGCGGCTGAGTCCGCTGGAGGGTGGACTGACCCCGGCTCAACTCGCCGGGTTGTCCGCAGCAGCTAAACGCTATGGCAACGGCATGATGGAGGTGAGCGCACGCGGCAGCCTGCAGATTCGGGGCCTCGACAGCGCTTCGGTCGGCGATCTGACGCAAGCGGTGGACCGACTCGGCATTGCAGTGCGCGAAGGCGTACCAGTCGAAACCGGACCGCTGGCCGGTCGCGATCCGGACGAGGTCGCCGATCCGCGCGACCTGGTAGCGAAAATCCGGCACCGGATCGTGGAAGGCAAGCTGAGCGGGCGCCTCGCGCCAAAGGTGTCGGTAATCGTCGACGGCGGCGGGCGTCTTCCTCTCGACGGGATCATCGCCGACATACGCCTTGCCGCCATGGCAACAGGGCGCTGGCAAATCGCGATCGGCGGCACGACCACAACCGCTCGCCCCGTCGCGACGGTGGATGAAGCCCGGGCCGCGCAGTTGGTCTTAGCGCTCCTCGAGGCAATTGCGATGAAGGGCCGCACCGCAAGAGGGCGGGACCTCGCTGCCGCTGACCTTGTCGCCCTCGGTATTTGCCTGCCCCGGGGCCCGAGCGAGCCACAGCACGTGCCGATGACCGGCGTCAGCCATCCCGTCGGCATTCTTGCGCTGAAGCCCACCGGCTTCGCGCTCGGGATCGCCCTTCCCTTCGGGCAGATCCGTGCGGATGACATGTCGGCAATGGCCGATTCAGCCGGGAAAGTTGGTGCGAAAGAAATCCGCCTCGCGCCCGGACGCGGTCTGCTGTTTCTCCCGGCAGGGGAGTCCGTACTCGCCGTCGACGACTTGCGAGAAGCGGCTAATCGGCTGGACTTTGTCACCGACAAGGACGACCCGCGCCTTGCTATCGTCGCTTGCGCCGGCCAGCCGGCTTGTGCGGCCGGGAATGTCGCGACGCGAACGGTTGGCGCCGGCGTCGCCAAGGCAACGCCACATCTGCTCGACGGCTCCTTCCGCCTCCATTTGTCAGGCTGCGAAAAACGCTGCGCGGCGCCGACCGGTGCAGCGTGGGTTCTCGTTGGAGGCCGTGACGGCAGTTGCGCCCTTTTCGATGAAAGCGATGGAGCATCGACCGCCATCGCCGATGTCGCGCCTGATGAAGCGGCCGCCGCATTCGCGCGCTTGGACGCGGCTTTCGCGCGCCATGGGAAAACAGGGGAAAGGGCCGCCGCCTTCCTTGCCCGCCAGGACAGGGCGGAAATCGCATCGCTGCTGCGCGGAGATCCACAATGA
- a CDS encoding precorrin-3B C(17)-methyltransferase produces the protein MTGKLYVIGTGPGAADQTTPQAAAAIAAASDFFGYGPYLDRLELRPDQNRYASDNREELSRANAALDRAAAGASVAVVSGGDPGVFAMAAAVCEAIEKGPPSCRAVDLEIVPGVTAMLAVAARAGAPLGHDFCALSLSDNLKPWDVIEQRLTAAASAGFVIALYNPISKARPWQLGRTFELLAEVLPPTVPVIFGRAAGRPDERIEILALADADALLADMATCVIIGSAETRVVDRPGRPPLVYSPRSLTRAMA, from the coding sequence ATGACCGGCAAGCTCTACGTCATCGGCACCGGGCCCGGCGCGGCCGACCAGACCACGCCGCAAGCGGCGGCCGCGATCGCCGCCGCCAGCGACTTTTTCGGCTACGGGCCCTATCTCGACCGGCTGGAACTGCGGCCGGACCAGAACCGTTACGCCTCCGACAACCGCGAGGAACTGTCGCGTGCCAATGCCGCGCTCGACCGCGCCGCTGCAGGCGCCTCGGTAGCCGTCGTCTCTGGTGGCGATCCCGGCGTCTTCGCCATGGCGGCCGCGGTCTGCGAGGCGATCGAGAAGGGACCGCCCTCCTGTCGCGCGGTCGATCTGGAGATCGTTCCCGGTGTCACGGCAATGCTCGCCGTCGCTGCCCGTGCCGGCGCCCCGCTCGGACACGATTTCTGCGCGCTTTCCCTTTCCGACAATCTGAAGCCCTGGGACGTGATCGAGCAGCGCCTGACCGCGGCCGCAAGCGCCGGCTTCGTGATCGCGCTCTACAATCCGATCAGCAAGGCGCGCCCGTGGCAACTTGGCCGGACCTTCGAACTGCTTGCGGAGGTTCTGCCGCCGACCGTGCCGGTGATTTTCGGACGCGCCGCAGGCCGACCGGACGAAAGGATCGAAATTCTCGCGCTTGCCGACGCCGATGCGCTTCTGGCCGACATGGCGACGTGCGTGATCATCGGCTCGGCAGAAACGCGCGTCGTCGACCGGCCGGGAAGGCCACCGCTCGTCTATTCGCCGCGTTCGCTGACGAGGGCCATGGCATGA
- a CDS encoding cobalamin biosynthesis protein: MELDKAMIVAGIGSRRGVGVEDILAAVAAGMGGAGLPDQVPDVLATGPTKRGEAAIFEAGQRLQREVRVIEAEFLHAAEPRLLTRSAASQAATGSPSLAEAAALAAAGPAGRLLAPRTVCGPVTCAIARDGSGQ; the protein is encoded by the coding sequence ATGGAGCTGGACAAAGCCATGATCGTGGCAGGGATCGGCAGCCGGCGCGGGGTCGGCGTGGAGGACATTCTGGCCGCGGTCGCCGCCGGCATGGGAGGCGCGGGCCTGCCCGACCAGGTGCCGGACGTTCTTGCGACCGGCCCGACGAAACGCGGCGAGGCCGCGATATTCGAGGCGGGCCAAAGGTTGCAGCGCGAGGTGCGTGTGATCGAAGCGGAATTTCTCCATGCGGCGGAACCGCGTCTGCTGACCCGTTCGGCAGCGTCCCAGGCCGCCACTGGCTCGCCTTCGCTCGCGGAGGCCGCCGCGCTCGCGGCTGCCGGCCCCGCTGGCCGCCTGCTCGCCCCGCGCACGGTGTGCGGACCGGTGACCTGCGCCATCGCGCGCGACGGGAGCGGCCAATGA
- the cbiE gene encoding precorrin-6y C5,15-methyltransferase (decarboxylating) subunit CbiE yields MPSSEPRTVPSSQKRWLSIVGIGEDGVDGLSAGALELIETAEHVFGGRRHLALAADRIRGVAHPWPSPFGLAMREVVALRGHSVCVLASGDPFYHGVGATLARHVPAEEMLAVPAPSSFSLAASRLGWPLQEVETVSLHARPVELIRPLLNPGRKVLALTSDADGPAILAELLLADGFAGSRLTILEALGGPDEKVTATTVGESLPVTVNPLNLVAIEVAGGPNARILSRAPGLADGMFVHDGQITKREVRAITLSALRPLRGQLLWDIGAGCGSVAIEWMLADPSMQAIAVERDVNRCANIRQNALRCGVPAVEIIEGEAPEALAGLPQPDAIFVGGGGSKDGLLDVAIAALRPGGRLVANAVTLEMEAALLESHAARGGELTRISIERAAPVGSMSGWRPAMPVLQWSWTKP; encoded by the coding sequence ATGCCATCTAGCGAGCCGCGCACCGTGCCCTCAAGCCAAAAACGCTGGCTGTCGATCGTCGGCATCGGCGAGGACGGCGTCGACGGGCTGAGCGCCGGCGCCCTCGAACTGATCGAAACCGCCGAGCATGTCTTTGGCGGGCGTCGCCACCTTGCACTCGCCGCCGACCGCATTCGCGGCGTCGCGCATCCCTGGCCGTCGCCCTTCGGCCTGGCAATGCGGGAGGTGGTCGCGCTGCGCGGGCATTCGGTCTGCGTGCTCGCCTCCGGAGACCCGTTCTACCATGGGGTCGGGGCGACGCTGGCACGCCACGTTCCCGCCGAGGAGATGCTTGCCGTGCCGGCGCCTTCGTCCTTCAGCCTGGCTGCCTCGCGACTCGGCTGGCCGTTGCAGGAGGTCGAGACGGTGTCGCTGCACGCGCGGCCGGTCGAGCTGATCCGCCCGCTGCTCAATCCGGGACGCAAGGTCCTCGCCCTGACATCAGACGCCGACGGCCCGGCAATCCTGGCCGAACTCTTGCTGGCGGACGGGTTTGCCGGCTCCCGCCTGACCATACTTGAGGCCCTTGGCGGGCCGGACGAAAAGGTGACAGCGACGACAGTCGGCGAGAGCCTTCCGGTCACGGTGAACCCGCTCAATCTGGTTGCGATCGAGGTCGCGGGCGGGCCGAATGCGCGGATATTGTCGCGTGCACCCGGGCTGGCCGACGGCATGTTCGTGCATGACGGCCAGATCACCAAGCGCGAAGTCCGTGCGATCACGCTTTCGGCGCTGAGGCCGCTGCGCGGCCAGTTGCTGTGGGACATCGGCGCCGGCTGCGGCTCGGTCGCCATCGAATGGATGCTCGCCGACCCGTCCATGCAGGCCATCGCGGTCGAACGCGATGTCAACCGTTGCGCCAATATTCGCCAGAATGCGCTGCGCTGCGGCGTGCCTGCCGTCGAAATTATCGAGGGCGAGGCGCCCGAAGCGCTCGCCGGATTGCCACAACCGGATGCGATTTTTGTCGGCGGCGGTGGCTCGAAGGATGGCCTCCTTGACGTTGCCATTGCGGCGCTCCGCCCCGGCGGGCGGCTGGTCGCCAACGCGGTCACGCTCGAGATGGAAGCTGCCTTGCTGGAAAGCCACGCCGCCCGTGGCGGCGAGCTGACCCGTATCTCGATCGAACGCGCCGCGCCTGTCGGCTCGATGAGCGGCTGGCGTCCGGCCATGCCGGTCCTGCAATGGAGCTGGACAAAGCCATGA
- the cobN gene encoding cobaltochelatase subunit CobN produces the protein MHILATSTATLDDLIEPIDLRQAPADMVALSFTDSDLAALADAWRAEGEAVPSLRLANLRDLRHPMSVDLWLDSVAAHARVILVRVLGGYDWWRYGCDRLSELARQKDIALALLPGECRETDERLAALSTIDVEGLAEILAYFREGGPQNMRALVRCLAGKAGADLSVEPATPLPKAGFYRPGSGVVESNAILAARPPTKPVVPLIFYRSMLLASDVAPIDALSAELATRGIVAAPVFVSSLKDGAVAQFVRDALKDLQPAAIVTTTAFATGAEPGAKTLFDEIGVPVFQAVIATTRREAWQDGQRGLAPADLAMHVVLPELDGRILGGAISFKDETQSGDALAFRGQANAPVQDRVSHLADRIAAFLRLRDTPPAERRITVLMPDYPGASGRTGYAVGLDVPASVIAMLHDLSNAGYTVDKIPESSRELLRLLDEEREGIAPGSYTAAFAKLPAEARDEVVAAWGPAPADDREDNSHFTFHAAPFGNVTVALAPDRGRTEDRRADYHDPALPPRHELIAFGVWLRDELDCHAIVHVGAHGTLEWLPGKTVALSRNCFPEIVTGGLPVVYPFIVSNPGEAAQAKRRISAVTLGHLPPPLTGAGLSPEQQELERLVDEYAQADGLDRRRRDRLAALIVETAARTGLSPEAGVDTADDPDAALMKIDAWLCDLKDFAVKDGLHVYGREAQGEADPLRSQSAAAERQALLDALDGRHVVPGPSGAPARGRTDVLPTGRNLFTSDPRTMPTPTAFELGRLAADEVLRRHLQDHGDWPRSLVIDLWGSASLRTGGEEIAQGLALMGCRPQWDPATGRVTGIEVLPPATLGRPRVDVTFRISGLFRDMFPTQIALIDAAVAAVAAREEADGDNPLAEAFRKDRQRPRRIFGSSPGAYGTGIERLLASGDWSERAEIGRAFLEATSHAFGGPDGDGEAVPGAFATRVAVAEMLIHTGDDPGRDILEGSADVAFIGGFAAAAAALGNKADLVALDTTDPQKPRARSVAEAVARVVRARAVNPRFIAGQMRHGPRGAAEFAETVDRLVGFAETTAAIPGSLIDAVHDAYLGDPQVRAFLLDQNPAAARAIAERFLDARHRGLWHPLRNSVDDDLTALVAEARAEEKAA, from the coding sequence ATGCACATCCTCGCCACGTCCACTGCGACGCTCGACGATCTGATCGAGCCGATCGACCTGCGCCAGGCGCCGGCCGATATGGTTGCGTTGTCCTTCACCGACAGCGATCTGGCAGCACTCGCCGACGCTTGGCGCGCCGAAGGCGAGGCGGTGCCGTCGTTGCGGTTGGCGAACCTGCGCGACCTGCGCCACCCGATGTCGGTCGATCTCTGGCTCGACAGCGTTGCCGCGCATGCGAGGGTCATTCTTGTGCGTGTGCTGGGTGGCTACGACTGGTGGCGCTATGGTTGCGACCGTCTCTCCGAACTGGCGCGGCAGAAGGACATCGCGCTGGCCCTCTTGCCGGGTGAGTGCCGCGAGACCGACGAGCGCCTAGCAGCCTTGTCCACCATCGATGTGGAAGGCCTTGCCGAGATACTCGCCTATTTCCGGGAGGGCGGGCCGCAGAACATGCGCGCGCTGGTGCGTTGTCTGGCCGGCAAAGCCGGCGCCGATCTTTCCGTCGAGCCCGCAACGCCGCTGCCCAAGGCCGGCTTCTATCGGCCCGGCTCGGGCGTGGTCGAGTCGAATGCAATCTTGGCCGCGCGCCCGCCAACGAAGCCGGTCGTCCCGCTCATCTTCTACCGCTCAATGCTGCTCGCCAGCGACGTCGCGCCGATCGATGCGCTGTCCGCCGAACTCGCAACGCGCGGCATCGTCGCGGCGCCGGTATTCGTCTCCAGCCTGAAGGATGGCGCGGTCGCACAGTTCGTGCGTGACGCCCTGAAGGACCTCCAGCCGGCCGCCATCGTCACCACGACAGCCTTCGCCACCGGCGCCGAGCCGGGCGCAAAAACGCTGTTCGACGAGATCGGCGTTCCCGTCTTCCAGGCGGTCATCGCGACGACGCGGCGCGAGGCGTGGCAGGACGGCCAGCGTGGCCTGGCGCCGGCCGACCTCGCCATGCATGTCGTGCTGCCCGAACTCGACGGCCGCATCCTCGGCGGCGCCATCTCGTTCAAGGACGAGACCCAATCCGGCGACGCGCTCGCCTTTCGCGGCCAGGCCAACGCGCCGGTGCAGGACCGCGTCTCGCACCTAGCCGACCGCATCGCCGCCTTCCTGCGCCTGCGCGACACGCCGCCGGCCGAACGCCGCATCACCGTCCTGATGCCGGACTATCCCGGCGCCTCCGGCCGCACCGGCTATGCCGTCGGCCTCGACGTGCCGGCAAGCGTCATCGCCATGCTGCACGACCTCAGCAATGCCGGCTATACTGTTGACAAGATTCCTGAATCATCGCGTGAACTGCTTCGCCTGCTGGATGAGGAACGCGAAGGCATCGCGCCCGGCAGCTACACGGCCGCATTCGCGAAACTGCCGGCAGAAGCGCGCGACGAGGTGGTGGCAGCCTGGGGTCCCGCCCCGGCTGACGACCGCGAGGACAACAGCCATTTCACCTTCCACGCCGCGCCGTTCGGCAATGTCACGGTGGCGCTGGCGCCCGACCGCGGGCGCACCGAAGACCGCCGCGCCGACTATCACGATCCGGCGCTGCCGCCGCGCCACGAACTGATAGCCTTCGGCGTCTGGCTGCGCGACGAACTGGATTGCCACGCCATCGTCCATGTCGGCGCTCACGGCACGCTCGAATGGCTGCCGGGCAAGACGGTGGCGCTTTCCCGCAACTGCTTTCCCGAGATCGTCACCGGCGGCCTGCCGGTCGTCTATCCCTTCATCGTCTCCAATCCAGGCGAGGCGGCTCAGGCCAAGCGCCGCATCAGCGCCGTCACCCTCGGCCATCTGCCGCCGCCGCTGACCGGCGCCGGGCTTTCACCCGAACAGCAGGAACTTGAACGGCTGGTCGACGAATATGCGCAGGCCGACGGGCTCGACCGCCGCCGCCGCGACAGGCTGGCGGCTTTGATCGTGGAAACCGCGGCGCGCACAGGGCTGTCGCCGGAGGCCGGTGTCGACACGGCCGACGACCCCGACGCGGCGCTGATGAAGATCGACGCCTGGCTCTGCGACCTGAAGGATTTCGCGGTCAAGGACGGGCTTCATGTCTATGGCCGCGAGGCGCAGGGTGAAGCCGACCCGTTGCGCAGCCAAAGCGCGGCCGCGGAGCGGCAAGCGCTGCTCGACGCTCTCGACGGCCGCCATGTCGTTCCCGGCCCCTCCGGTGCACCGGCGCGCGGCCGCACCGACGTCCTGCCGACCGGACGCAATTTGTTCACGTCGGACCCGCGTACCATGCCGACGCCGACGGCATTCGAACTCGGCAGGCTTGCCGCCGACGAGGTCTTGCGCAGACACCTGCAAGACCATGGTGACTGGCCGCGCTCGCTGGTTATCGACCTGTGGGGCAGCGCCAGCCTCAGAACCGGCGGCGAGGAAATCGCGCAAGGGCTGGCGCTGATGGGTTGCCGCCCGCAATGGGACCCGGCAACGGGCCGCGTGACCGGCATCGAAGTCTTGCCGCCGGCAACCCTCGGCCGGCCGCGCGTCGACGTCACCTTCCGCATTTCGGGCCTCTTCCGCGACATGTTCCCGACCCAGATCGCGCTGATCGACGCGGCGGTGGCCGCCGTCGCGGCACGCGAGGAAGCCGACGGCGACAACCCGCTCGCAGAGGCGTTCCGGAAAGACCGCCAAAGGCCGCGCCGCATCTTCGGTTCGTCGCCGGGGGCCTATGGCACCGGTATCGAACGCCTGCTGGCGAGCGGCGACTGGAGCGAGCGGGCAGAGATCGGCCGCGCCTTCCTCGAGGCCACCTCGCACGCATTCGGCGGACCCGACGGCGACGGCGAGGCCGTGCCCGGCGCCTTCGCGACGCGCGTCGCCGTCGCCGAAATGCTGATCCACACCGGTGACGACCCCGGCCGCGACATCCTCGAAGGTTCGGCGGACGTCGCCTTTATCGGCGGCTTCGCCGCCGCGGCGGCGGCGCTCGGCAACAAGGCCGATTTGGTGGCGCTTGACACCACCGACCCGCAAAAGCCGCGGGCACGCTCGGTCGCAGAGGCGGTGGCGAGGGTCGTCCGGGCCCGCGCCGTCAATCCACGCTTCATCGCTGGACAGATGCGCCATGGCCCGCGCGGCGCGGCCGAGTTTGCCGAAACGGTCGACCGCTTGGTCGGCTTCGCCGAAACGACCGCCGCCATTCCGGGCTCACTGATCGACGCCGTGCACGACGCCTATCTCGGCGACCCGCAAGTGCGCGCCTTCCTGCTCGACCAGAACCCGGCCGCCGCCCGCGCCATCGCCGAGCGCTTCCTCGACGCACGCCACCGCGGGCTTTGGCACCCGCTGCGCAATTCGGTCGACGACGATCTCACCGCACTCGTCGCGGAAGCCCGCGCGGAGGAAAAGGCGGCATGA
- a CDS encoding precorrin-2 C(20)-methyltransferase: MTERSTGRLIGVGTGPGDPELLTLKAARAIAEADVVAHFAKKGNSSNARRTVASLLRPDVIELPLLYPVTTEIATSENGYKSQISCFYEEAAASVAGHLSEGRTVAVLSEGDPLFYGSYMHLHVRLADRFATEVIPGITAMSGCWSQGGVPIVQGDDVLTVLPGTMRGEELSRRLGDTDAAIIMKVGRNLAKIRAALAEAGKLGEAIYVERGTMENSYVTRLADKADDDAPYFSIVLVPGWRERQR, encoded by the coding sequence GTGACGGAACGATCGACAGGCCGCCTGATCGGCGTCGGCACCGGGCCCGGCGATCCGGAGCTGCTGACCTTGAAGGCCGCACGTGCCATCGCCGAGGCCGACGTCGTGGCCCACTTCGCCAAGAAGGGCAACAGTTCAAATGCGCGCCGGACGGTGGCCAGCCTGCTGCGCCCGGACGTGATCGAACTGCCGCTGCTTTACCCGGTCACCACCGAGATCGCGACGTCGGAGAACGGCTACAAGTCGCAGATCAGCTGCTTTTACGAGGAAGCGGCGGCATCGGTGGCCGGGCACCTTTCGGAGGGCCGCACCGTCGCGGTGCTTTCGGAGGGCGATCCGCTCTTTTACGGCTCCTACATGCATCTTCACGTCCGTCTTGCCGACCGCTTCGCGACCGAGGTGATCCCCGGCATCACCGCGATGTCAGGCTGCTGGTCACAAGGGGGCGTGCCGATCGTCCAGGGCGACGACGTGCTGACCGTGCTGCCGGGCACCATGCGCGGCGAAGAGCTCAGCCGCCGCCTCGGCGACACCGACGCAGCGATCATCATGAAGGTCGGCCGCAATCTGGCGAAGATCCGCGCGGCGCTGGCGGAGGCGGGCAAGCTCGGCGAGGCGATCTATGTCGAGCGCGGCACCATGGAAAACAGTTACGTGACGCGGCTCGCCGACAAGGCGGATGACGACGCGCCCTATTTTTCGATCGTGCTGGTGCCCGGCTGGCGGGAGCGGCAGCGATGA
- a CDS encoding cobalt-precorrin-6A reductase, with protein sequence MDHHVLILGGTTEARHLAERLDGLGRVTLSLAGRTKRPARQPAPVRAGGFGGAEGLATFLSDNEVTVLADATHPFAARISANAAIAAEAAGVPLVRLERPAWSLVAGDRWTEADSVMEAVAALGSSPRRVFAALGRQELAPLEVAPRHFYLVRSVDPVEPPLDLPHVEYLLARGPFAMADELALLKRDRIDAVLCKNSGGAATYAKLAAARELGIEVLMVRRPTMPAAGVVASTVEQAFEAIAHAMALVSERGE encoded by the coding sequence ATGGACCACCATGTGCTGATCCTCGGCGGCACGACCGAAGCGCGCCATCTCGCTGAAAGGCTTGACGGCCTTGGCCGCGTGACCCTGTCCCTTGCCGGCCGCACCAAACGGCCGGCAAGGCAGCCGGCGCCGGTGCGCGCGGGCGGTTTCGGCGGTGCCGAGGGGCTCGCGACTTTCCTGAGCGACAACGAGGTGACGGTGCTTGCGGATGCCACACATCCCTTCGCCGCGCGCATTTCGGCCAATGCCGCCATCGCCGCCGAGGCGGCGGGCGTTCCGCTCGTCCGGTTGGAGCGCCCGGCATGGTCGCTGGTCGCCGGCGATCGCTGGACCGAGGCCGATAGCGTCATGGAGGCGGTTGCCGCCCTTGGCTCCTCGCCGCGTCGTGTCTTCGCGGCGCTCGGCCGTCAGGAGCTTGCGCCGCTGGAGGTTGCACCGAGGCATTTCTATCTCGTACGCAGCGTCGATCCGGTGGAGCCGCCGCTCGATCTTCCGCACGTTGAATACCTTCTCGCCCGTGGCCCGTTTGCGATGGCGGATGAACTCGCACTGCTCAAGCGGGATCGCATCGATGCTGTGCTGTGCAAGAACAGCGGCGGCGCGGCGACCTATGCCAAGCTCGCCGCCGCGCGCGAACTCGGCATCGAGGTGTTGATGGTTCGGCGGCCGACGATGCCGGCTGCCGGCGTCGTCGCCTCGACCGTCGAGCAGGCTTTCGAGGCGATCGCTCATGCCATGGCCCTCGTCAGCGAACGCGGCGAATAG
- a CDS encoding precorrin-8X methylmutase — MTGTEYIRDGNAIYERSFAIIRAEADLSRFSDDEADIAVRMIHACGQVEAAAHFAFARGFVDAARTALRAGAPIFCDAEMVAHGITRARLPAGNDVVCTLRDPRTPEIAQAIGNTRSAAALELWRDRLDGAVVAIGNAPTALFHLLDMLATGGPAPAAIIGMPVGFVGAAESKDALAADSAGIPWAIVRGRLGGSAMTAACVNALARAGL, encoded by the coding sequence ATGACCGGCACCGAATATATCCGCGACGGCAACGCCATCTACGAGCGTTCCTTCGCCATCATCCGGGCCGAGGCGGACCTGTCGCGCTTTTCCGACGATGAGGCCGATATCGCCGTGCGCATGATCCACGCCTGCGGGCAGGTCGAGGCGGCGGCGCATTTTGCCTTCGCGCGCGGTTTCGTGGACGCCGCCAGAACCGCATTGCGGGCCGGCGCGCCTATTTTCTGCGACGCCGAGATGGTCGCCCACGGCATCACCCGCGCTCGGCTGCCCGCCGGCAACGACGTCGTCTGCACCTTACGCGATCCACGCACGCCGGAAATCGCACAAGCGATCGGCAACACCCGCTCGGCCGCCGCGCTCGAACTATGGCGCGACCGGCTCGACGGCGCGGTGGTGGCGATCGGCAACGCGCCGACCGCGCTCTTCCACCTGCTCGATATGCTGGCCACCGGCGGTCCGGCACCCGCCGCGATCATCGGCATGCCGGTCGGCTTCGTTGGTGCAGCCGAGTCCAAGGATGCACTGGCTGCCGATTCGGCGGGTATCCCGTGGGCAATCGTGCGCGGCAGGCTCGGCGGCAGCGCCATGACCGCCGCCTGCGTCAACGCGCTTGCGAGGGCCGGCCTGTGA
- the cobM gene encoding precorrin-4 C(11)-methyltransferase has translation MTVHFIGAGPGAADLITVRGRDLIARSPVCLYAGSIVPPDLLQHCPAEAEIIDTAPMSLDEIEQAMVAAHSEGKDVARLHSGDLSVWSAVAEQMRRLDRRGIPYSLTPGVPAFAAAAAALGRELTIPEVAQSLVLTRVSGRASQMPSGETLAGFGATGATLAIHLAIHALGQVVAELTPLYGSDCPVAIVVRATWPDERIVRGTLATIAGLVAAEPIERTAIIFVGPGLTAQEFRESALYDAGYQRRFRGREAS, from the coding sequence ATGACGGTGCATTTCATCGGCGCTGGGCCAGGTGCTGCCGACCTCATCACGGTGCGCGGCCGCGACCTGATCGCACGTTCGCCAGTCTGCCTTTACGCGGGTTCGATCGTGCCACCGGACCTGCTGCAACATTGCCCGGCGGAGGCCGAGATCATCGACACCGCGCCGATGTCACTCGACGAGATCGAGCAGGCCATGGTCGCGGCGCATTCCGAAGGCAAGGACGTGGCGCGGCTGCATTCGGGCGATCTTTCGGTGTGGAGTGCGGTGGCCGAACAGATGCGCCGGCTCGACCGGCGCGGCATCCCCTACTCGCTGACGCCGGGCGTGCCGGCCTTTGCGGCCGCGGCGGCCGCGCTGGGCCGTGAACTGACCATTCCGGAGGTCGCGCAAAGCCTGGTGCTGACGCGTGTGTCCGGCCGCGCCTCGCAGATGCCGTCAGGGGAAACGCTGGCTGGCTTCGGCGCCACCGGAGCGACGCTCGCGATCCATCTCGCCATTCATGCGCTCGGGCAGGTCGTGGCTGAACTGACACCGCTCTACGGGAGCGACTGCCCGGTGGCTATCGTCGTCCGGGCGACCTGGCCGGACGAGCGCATCGTGCGCGGCACGCTGGCGACCATTGCCGGCCTCGTCGCCGCGGAGCCGATCGAGCGCACCGCGATCATCTTCGTGGGACCGGGATTGACGGCGCAGGAATTCCGCGAAAGCGCACTCTACGACGCCGGCTATCAGCGCCGCTTCCGTGGCAGGGAGGCTTCATGA